In Aquila chrysaetos chrysaetos chromosome 17, bAquChr1.4, whole genome shotgun sequence, one genomic interval encodes:
- the POLR3H gene encoding DNA-directed RNA polymerase III subunit RPC8, whose amino-acid sequence MFVLVEMTDTVRIPPWQFERKLNESIAEELNKKLANKVVYNVGLCICLYDIMKLEDSYIFPGDGASHTKVHFRYVVFHPFLDEILIGQIKSCSQDGVHVSIGFFDDIVIPPESLQQPAKFDEAEQVWVWEYETEEGAHDLYMDIGEEIRFRVVDETFVDTSPTGPSSVEASTSNATEEVQKKEAPYTLVGSISEPGLGLLSWWTNS is encoded by the exons ATGTTTGTCCTGGTAGAGATGACTGACACAGTGAGAATTCCTCCCTGGCAGTTTGAAAGGAAACTGAACGAATCCATTGCTGAAGAGCTAAACAAGAAGTTGGCCAATAAG GTTGTATACAACGTCGGCCTCTGCATCTGTCTGTATGATATCATGAAGCTGGAAGATTCATACATATTCCCTGGAGATGGTGCATCACATACCAAAG tgcaTTTCCGCTACGTGGTCTTCCATCCCTTCCTGGATGAGATTCTGATCGGACAGATTAAAAGCTGCAGTCAGGATGGCGTTCACG TTTCTATTGGATTCTTTGATGATATTGTCATCCCACCAGaatccctgcagcagccagctaAGTT TGATGAAGCAGAGCAGGTGTGGGTGTGGGAATATGAGACGGAAGAAGGGGCTCACGACCTTTACATGGACATTGGGGAGGAGATCCGCTTCCGAGTCGTGGATGAAACGTTTGTTGATACATCACCAACAGGTCCCAGCTCTGTGGAGGCTTCCACTTCAAATGCCACAGAAGAAGTCCAGAAGAAAGAGGCACCCTACACTCTTGTG GGATCAATCAGCGAGCCAGGCCTGGGCCTCCTGTCGTGGTGGACAAACAGCTAG
- the CSDC2 gene encoding LOW QUALITY PROTEIN: cold shock domain-containing protein C2 (The sequence of the model RefSeq protein was modified relative to this genomic sequence to represent the inferred CDS: deleted 1 base in 1 codon), whose translation MRVRVCARRTSYTHQTPRIHQQQPAGRQPEKAPPELGCRRDRCSSQGSGGAFGLGEHRCFAERGSRERVAAEEVTGSGPARPGALSPAACLPVPKTEEPAGPTMSSDPSAPPVVPPLHSPKSPVWPTFPFQREGSRIWERGNLLLRDLPSPLPTKRTRTYSATARASAGPIFKGVCKQFSRSQGHGFITPENGTEDIFVHVSDIEGEYVPVEGDEVTYKVCPIPPKNQKFQAVEVVLTNLAPHTKHETWSGQIIGS comes from the exons atgcgtgtgcgtgtgtgtgcgagGCGCACATCATACACACATCAGACACCGCGGATCCATCAGCAG CAGCCGGCGGGCAGGCAGCCGGAGAAAGCCCCcccagagctgggctgcaggCGAGACCGCTGCTCCTCGCAAGGTAGCGGAGGAGCCTTCGGCCTCGGCGAGCACCGATGCTTTGCGGAGCGCGGCTCCAGGGAGCGCGTCGCTGCTGAGGAG GTCACAGGGAGCGGACCCGCGCGCCCGGGTGCCCTTTCTCCTGCCGCCTGCCTGCCCGTCCCCAAAACGGAGGAGCCCGCCGGCCCCACCATGTCGTCGGACCCCAGCGCCCCGCCGGTGGTGCCGCCCCTGCACTCCCCCAAGTCACCGGTGTGGCCCACCTTCCCCTTCCAGCGGGAGGGCAGCCGCATCTGGGAGCGGGGCAACCTCCTGCTGCGGGACCTGCcgagccccctccccaccaagAGGACCAGGACCTACTCGGC GACAGCACGTGCCTCCGCCGGCCCCATCTTCAAGGGTGTCTGCAAGCAGTTCTCTCGCTCCCAGGGCCACGGGTTCATCACCCCCGAGAATGGCACAGAGGACATTTTCGTCCATGTGTCTGA catcGAGGGGGAGTACGTCCCAGTGGAGGGGGACGAGGTGACGTACAAGGTCTGCCCCATCCCTCCCAAGAACCAGAAGTTCCAAGCGGTGGAGGTGGTCCTCACCAACCTGGCGCCCCACACGAAGCACGAGACGTGGTCCGGCCAGATCATCGGCTCCTAG